The genomic segment CGGATGGCCTCGGTACCAATCACCGTGATGGGCTTGTGCTTTCCGCCTGCCGGCAGGATCGCCGTCGCCTCGCCGTTGGCAATCATGGAAAACTTGCCCTCATCGGCTACTGTATCGCGTTGCATGGCGGGCTCTCTTTCAATAGGCGGCGACAAGTTACGAAGAAACGTTCTGCTGCTCTAACCAGCTGAGCTACAGCGCCGGCAGCTGCTCGGCCTCGGCGCGGAATCGCATCCGTTCGTCGTTCTTCGCCTCGTTCTTCTCCATCCACTCGACGTCCGATTCGAATAGCCGCTGGTCAGGGGCTAGTCAGGCGATGGGAGTCGAACCAGTCGAAGATTTCCTTGACTGAACTGATCGCCACCGACATGTGATCGCCGTCGGCGTACTCCAGGTACTTGACGTCGAAACCGAGCTCCTTGGCCTTCTCGGCCACCTCGCGACAGTCGGCCACCGGCACGATCGCGTCTTTGACGCCGGCCACGATGATCAGCGGTATCTTGCGGCCCGAATTGAGCCCGTTTGCGATGAAGGGCAACATTTTTGATCCGGCAATCGGAGCTAATGCAGCGAAGCGATCGCGATGCTCAAGTCCGATGAACCATGTACCGGCTGATCCCATGGAATGTCCTGCCAGATAAAGCCGGGCAGGATCAATGTGGTAATTCGCCTGCATCAGCGAGATCACGTCGAGCACGTCCTGCTGCGCGCCGTTCTCCTTGAGATAGTTGCTGGTCGGTCCGCGGCCGTTGGCCGCGACGATGATATACCCCCGCTCTTCGGCTAACTTGGGCCACACCTTCTCATAGCGATCAAAGAAATTGTTCTCGTCCCCTCCGGCTCCGTGCAACAGCGCGATCAGTGGGTAGGCCTTTGCCTGGTCGTAGTTCTTAGGCAGGTAGAGACGGTACGGCACCAGCTTGCCATCGAAATTCGAGCGATAGGCTAGCCGCAAGTCACCGCGAGCATCGGCCAGTGGGTCGCGGCCGTCCTTGAGAGCGGCGGCCAATTGTCCGGCCCGCTCAAGTTCCGCGTCAAAATCCATCAGCTCAAAGAGTGCATTGCCGCGCCGCCGATAGGCGGAGTGCAGGTAGCCTGTCAGGTTTTGGAAGTTGCCGCCCAGATACGTCTGATGCGCAAGTTTGATGGTCTCCAACAGGTATCGCGCGGTTAGAGCCGCAGGGCTTTGCTGCGCGCCAAGCAGTTCGAGCATCTGTTCGCTCGCGGCAAGGCGCTTGTTGAGATCCTTGACGATCACGAACGTGCGAAAATATTCAAACAGATCCGCGCCCTCGCCGTTCTTCAACGTAGCTCGCAACAGGTGCGTTCCCGGACCCACCAGCTTCGAGGGATCGAAGATGAGGCCGGCCGTTTCGCCGCTATGACGCCCTTTGACGTCGAACAGCGCAATGCCCGGCTCGACGGCGGCGACCTTTGTGCCATCGGACGCGAGGATATCGAGCGCCAGGCGATACGGCCCCGCCGCGGCCGGCGCGTCAAATAGAAACGTGACGCGGGTTTGCAGTAGCTCTTTGGGAGCAAGCACCTTCTTCTGAATGCTGAAATCGAGCGCCGTCGTCAATTCCGTTTCGGGCGTCCACTCCTTGCCGGCTATCAGAACCAATGCGTGCGTATAGCCGCGATATGCGTTGACCGGGTCGAGCAGCACGCTCTGGTTCGCCGACTCTAAGAGCGGCATGATCTGGCTCGTGTCTCCACCGGCCAGCTTATAAGGCATCAGCATCGAGCTGGAATTCAATCTCCCGAAACGAGCGTCGTCCGGAGTAATTTGCGCGGTTACCGGCGCCAGCGCCAGGATCGCAAGGATCAGTATTGTCAGGGAGAGCACGGCTATCGGCAGCTTGGCTTTGGACATCGTCTTCCTCATTCGTTCAGCTAGAGGTTTTGCCTTGCGGTCGAAGCTGCGCCATGTCGGCGGTCAGCAACGCGCCAGTGATTTGCGCCATGGTCGCGACTTGCGTAACAAAATGTTGGGCGTCGAGGGCCTCGATACGGGCTCGCGTCGACCAGTAACCGGTCATCGAGCCCATGGTGGCGCTGCCGGGCACGCCAATTCGCCCCGCAATGGCGCCCAGCCCATACCAGGGGCCTTGATCGCCGCCATGCATTCCTTTTCTGCCTGGGCACTGCACCTGTACCCGCTTCAGACCGTTGTCCTTCACGGCAGCGATGGCCAGGTCCAACAACGCCTGGTTGTTCGTGACCCAAACCGTCGATGGCTCAGGCTGGCCGGTGCGATGCCGCGGTTTATTCGGCAGGTCGAGATACTCAACCTGTCCCAAATGTTCGATGCCGACCGCCGCCACGACCGACTTGTAGAAATCCGGGTGCTTCGCGGCGTAATCCTGCTCGGCAAACGCGCGTTCTGCGCCGGGCATATAGTGGCGCGCGTCGAGAAAAATCATCACCGTGCGCGGGCGTTCTGTCTGCGGGATTTGAGAGAGGTAATGAACGATGCCCAAAATGCCGAAAGCGCCGTTGTCTTGCGAGATCGAGGGGCCGTCGGTGTGCGTGACTAGCATTACCTGTTCCTCGGCGGGCGTGCCGTAGTGCTTGCCGGGCAGAAAGCCAAACAATTGGTACGGCGCTGCCTTTTCTGTTTGGGCGATCAGCCGCAGCGTGGCCTGCGTGCCCGAGTTGGCCGCTGCGATTGCCTCGGCGCCCGCCTCGCGATCGAGCAACAGCGTGGGCAAGTTGTACCGTGCCGGCACTGGAAAGTTGTATGTGCCCGCCAACGCCTCGTAAGACAGGTCGACCACCCACAACATCCCCGCGGCGCCGGCCTTCTGGAGCTCGTCGGCATGACCTTGCACGTTCATGCGGCCAAACGGGCTTGAGCCGATGCCGGCGGAATTTGGAACCAGCGGATTCGGAAACGTCTCGGCCTCGGAGAGATATTCGTAATCGCCGAACGGGCTTGCGGCCCGCGCTCCGCGCACTTCCCAAAAAGGTGGCCCCGGCGGAATGACAACGATCTTGCCCTTGAGCGCTTCGCCCGACATTCCCTGTCGGTAGGCAACCAGGGCGCCAGTCACGCCGGCGGCTGCCGTCATGCCCGAATTGGCGCCGTAGCTGGCAACTCGTATTTTCTTGCCGTCGATGGTGAGCGTCCAGTTCGTGTCGTCGGGCCAGTCACTGGTGAACCACCGGTCATAGGTCCAGGCGTTGCGAAAGACGTCCGTGACACCTCGCGCGCGCAGCTCCCGTTCGGTGATCTCGAGAAAGTTTTTCCATGACGGGCTGCCCGCGAGCGTCGGCCCGCCCAACGAATCCTTTGCCACGTGCCAGGCCTGCGCCTCTTTGGCCGTAATCAAGAACGGCTGATGGATGCGAGTCAGATGCGGGCTAACGGCTTCCGGTCCAAGAGCATTGGCAGCCGATGCGGAAAATGCAGCCGGTCCCAACGCAATGCCCGCCCCCAACCCCCGCACGAATGTTCGGCGTTTCATTTCGGCCTGTCTCCCGCAACCACTGTGAATGGCGAGCCAAAAAGCCAGCGTTTGGGCGATTGAAAAAACCAGCGCCCGAAGTGATACGAGCAGCTTAACCCGCCGACGGCGGGTTGTCTCGGTGGTTTCGCGGCGCGCAAGACCTTATCAGTTATCGCGAAGCGCCGAAAGTCGCTCGAAATCCGACCTTCAGAGCGGGTACTCCCCATTCGTGCGCGAGACTTTGCGTTATCTTTTCCCGACTACTGGGAGTGTTGTTCTCTCAATCGGCAGCGTCGATACGACGGAGCCGCAAAACATTGGCAGGATGCGCCGATCAAGTTTTCGGTGAGCTGACATCGAAAGCAATCTCAGCGAGCGAACTCTCTGCGGCCACCGGCAAGAATTAGGTATTCGTCGGCAGTGATGACAACGACTGCACTGCAGTGGTACTGGCTTTGCGGTCGGGCGACTATCTTGCCCGTCGGCCAAATCGATACAATGGAGCCGCTTGTTGCCCGACAAATCGGTTGATTCAAAACGCGCGGTCGAGAGGAGGCAAAATCCTATGACGTCGATGGTTGGGCTGATCGGTTGGTCGTTGTCGCCTTCAAGTGTTGGCCCATGGACGACAAGCACGCTTGTGTTCTTTGTCGTTGCCCTTGGCGGGGCCGTTCTTCGTTCCGAGGAACATGATATTGACGGTCCTCTCCGGGATCGAGTCACTCATTACGCGATTTTAAGTACAGGCCCGTCCGGCGGCGGCAAGCTTGCTGGTTTCTATTGGGAAACCAACCAGCTCATGAATGCCGCACTTAGGGAATATGGCTATCTCGACGAAGCGATTTACCGGCTTTCGGAATTCGGCATCACTCAGGGACAGGACATCGACGGTCGCTCGACACTGTCAAATCTTCGTCAGACCCTTGATCACCTACGGCACATAATCAAAGAACAAGACGATCTATTCATTTTCCTGATTGGGCACGGCAAGCCCGCCGGCGGCGACTTCACGTACACGATGGTCGACGGCGATCTTACAGCGACGGAATTGAAGGAACTCTTGGATCGCCTTCCCACTCAAAAACTGACCATCGCCCTTCATCCATGCTTCAGCGGAGGATTTATTCCGAAGATCAGCGGCAAAGGCCGCGTCATCGTCACGTCGACCAGCGATTCCGAGGTCAACGCCATTCCGTGGGCAGAGGCGTTTATCCGAGCGTTGTCTCCGGGTGGAACGAAACAAGCCGTCTCCATTAAAGATGCGTACGTCGCTGGTCTTGAACCCGGACGCCAGCGGTACGGAACAGACGTCAAGGAGCATCCATTGCTCGATGACAATGGTGATGGGATTGGCCACTTCGGCGAACAGAAAGTCGTGGACGGCGATGGACGAGTTGCCGCTGATCGATTTCTCGGCGATCGCGGTCGCCTGCTTCGATTCAGCGAGAGCGCCGTCCGAACACTACGCAAGCAAAACAGCTCGCTGATTTTGTGCGACCGAACTCGCCTCGCCGACATATTCGTAACTGAGGCAGTCTATCTCGGTAAGTTGGGAGGGTACAAGGACGATCCCGGCGCGAACTCAACCAGCGTAGATGATCATCGTGCGTGGGCACTCGATCACGACCCGCGTATGCTTTCGCTTAATCTTGTCGATAAGTACCTAGTTCAGTTCGATCGTCAGGCTAGCTCGGGAAAGGCGGCGGCTGATCATTTCTACGCGGAGGCCTCAGCGCGTCTGGCATCCTATGGAATTGATTTGGGCAACAGCGGCACCAACGTCGATATCTCCCCGCCACATTTCGAATGGGCCAGTCGCACCTCCATAGAGCGTGTTCGCGACGAGCTTGAGGCCAAAGTCCGCGCACTAATTGTAGGTGCGAGTGATTGTCAAAAGCGGTGAAATATGGATTTGACTCGTCAGAGTGCAAATCGGCGGTATGCGATTGATCGTCTTGAATGCTTTTCAGCGATGAGGCATTACAGTCGAGGGTGGACTGATAAAATCGGTGGTGAAGTCGGTCCTAGCCCAGGTATCGCCGGCGCATGGACGTCTTTGGGCTTTCCTAGCGGTCGCGGCAGCAATGAATGGCAGTGCGCCGAGCCCATGTTGAACTGACCGAGGCTTCCCTGGCTATTGCCTCCGGACACGCCCTCATTGGTGACTTCGTTGCCCATACGCTCGAAAGCCCGGTTCACCAACAAGCCGGACGATCGCCAAGCGGACGCCGCCTACGCGCACAATGTCGCCTGACAGGCAACCGGGGGCTAACTATAAAAGGAGCAAGGTCGACGCTGACAGCCTCCGGTGAGATCCTGATTGATTTGCCACTTGGACTCGCGCATGCCGATGCTGGCGCCAGCGGTTGATCTCGTCGCATTGTCAGAAATCGCCTATCGCGCTTTCTTAGAGGGACGACTATGTTTCGCCATTGCCTGGCAGTCACCGTATCTGTGTTGTCGCTTTCGGCCGCCGTGCGCGGCGCCGACTTGAACGCCTACGAGCCGCCGCCCGAGGGCAAGGTTAGGATCGTGCGTGACACCTACGGTG from the Pirellulales bacterium genome contains:
- a CDS encoding prolyl oligopeptidase family serine peptidase, translated to MSKAKLPIAVLSLTILILAILALAPVTAQITPDDARFGRLNSSSMLMPYKLAGGDTSQIMPLLESANQSVLLDPVNAYRGYTHALVLIAGKEWTPETELTTALDFSIQKKVLAPKELLQTRVTFLFDAPAAAGPYRLALDILASDGTKVAAVEPGIALFDVKGRHSGETAGLIFDPSKLVGPGTHLLRATLKNGEGADLFEYFRTFVIVKDLNKRLAASEQMLELLGAQQSPAALTARYLLETIKLAHQTYLGGNFQNLTGYLHSAYRRRGNALFELMDFDAELERAGQLAAALKDGRDPLADARGDLRLAYRSNFDGKLVPYRLYLPKNYDQAKAYPLIALLHGAGGDENNFFDRYEKVWPKLAEERGYIIVAANGRGPTSNYLKENGAQQDVLDVISLMQANYHIDPARLYLAGHSMGSAGTWFIGLEHRDRFAALAPIAGSKMLPFIANGLNSGRKIPLIIVAGVKDAIVPVADCREVAEKAKELGFDVKYLEYADGDHMSVAISSVKEIFDWFDSHRLTSP
- a CDS encoding C13 family peptidase; this translates as MTSMVGLIGWSLSPSSVGPWTTSTLVFFVVALGGAVLRSEEHDIDGPLRDRVTHYAILSTGPSGGGKLAGFYWETNQLMNAALREYGYLDEAIYRLSEFGITQGQDIDGRSTLSNLRQTLDHLRHIIKEQDDLFIFLIGHGKPAGGDFTYTMVDGDLTATELKELLDRLPTQKLTIALHPCFSGGFIPKISGKGRVIVTSTSDSEVNAIPWAEAFIRALSPGGTKQAVSIKDAYVAGLEPGRQRYGTDVKEHPLLDDNGDGIGHFGEQKVVDGDGRVAADRFLGDRGRLLRFSESAVRTLRKQNSSLILCDRTRLADIFVTEAVYLGKLGGYKDDPGANSTSVDDHRAWALDHDPRMLSLNLVDKYLVQFDRQASSGKAAADHFYAEASARLASYGIDLGNSGTNVDISPPHFEWASRTSIERVRDELEAKVRALIVGASDCQKR